A window from Fragaria vesca subsp. vesca linkage group LG5, FraVesHawaii_1.0, whole genome shotgun sequence encodes these proteins:
- the LOC101294761 gene encoding uncharacterized protein LOC101294761 has protein sequence MQQLGPAHFRDLGRQQHFMQLGFQQEEHFGFQQEEHFGFQHEEHFGFQQEEHFGFQQEEHFGFQQHEEHFGRQEHFTHFGIEHSGHLGWGRWREEGEFGSQGRAHAPHSGNPE, from the exons ATGCAGCAGCTTGGTCCTGCACATTTCAGGGATTTGGGCCGCCAGCAACATTTTATGCAGCTTGGCTTCCAGCAAGAGGAGCATTTCGGCTTCCAGCAAGAGGAGCATTTCGGCTTCCAGCATGAGGAGCATTTCGGCTTCCAGCAAGAGGAGCATTTCGGCTTCCAGCAAGAGGAGCATTTCGGCTTCCAGCAGCATGAGGAGCATTTTGGGCGCCAGGAGCATTTTACACATTTTGGCATAGAACATTCAGGGCATTTAG GTTGGGGGAGATGGAGGGAAGAAGGCGAATTTGGAAGCCAAGGTAGAGCACATGCACCCCATTCAGGAAACCCAGAATGA
- the LOC101294467 gene encoding abhydrolase domain-containing protein FAM108C1-like has translation MGCMCSTLASKFAFFPPSPPTYKILHPENNDGKLTVVASPSSTTTSFPLPHAQDNSLDVLLIDNKRGSKIVAFYLRNPYARLTLLYSHGNAADLGQLYDLFVQLKVALRVNLIGYDYSGYGSSTGKPSEENTYADIEAVYECLETEYGVSQEDLILYGQSVGSGPTLHLASKLPRLRGVVLHSAILSGLRVVCHVKFTFCFDIYKNINKIKNVKCPVLVIHGTEDDIVNWLHGNGLWEMARDPYEPLWIKGGGHCNLELYPDYIRHLCRFVQEMENITTEIRLKKIRQNMHVHKRSCASHCCRIKVCRPKCPECSMPKCVKCSWRPKCSSCCWKPKCSSCWKPKCSSCWKPKCSSCWKPKCSSCWKPKCSSCWKPSCIKCCWRPKSLKCAGPSCCITCFQWRCCVGGTQSGLDRRQDG, from the exons ATGGGGTGCATGTGCTCTACCTTGGCTTCCAAATTCGCCTTCTTCCCTCCATCTCCCCCAACCTACAAGATCCTCCACCCTGAAAACAACGACGGCAAGCTCACCGTCGTAGCCTCCCCCTCCTCCACCACCACCTCATTCCCTCTGCCTCACGCCCAGGACAACTCCCTCGACGTTTTGCTCATTGACAACAAACGTGGCTCCAAGATTGTCGCCTTCTATCTTCGAAACCCATATGCTCGTCTCACTCTGCTTTACTCTCATGGCAATGCTGCTGACCTTGGTCAACTCTATGATCTCTTTGTCCAGCTCAAGGTCGCTCTCAGGGTCAATCTCATTGG ATATGACTATTCTGGCTATGGATCCTCTACTGGCAAG CCAAGTGAGGAAAACACATATGCTGACATAGAGGCAGTATATGAGTGCCTTGAGACTGAATATGGAGTTAGCCAGGAAGATTTGATCTTGTATGGGCAGTCAGTTGGAAGTGGACCAACACTCCACTTGGCATCTAAACTACCAAGATTAAGGGGTGTAGTTCTGCACAGTGCAATTCTCTCTGGCCTTCGTGTTGTCTGCCATGTTAAATTTACATTCTGCTTTGACATTTATAAG AACATCAATAAAATCAAGAACGTGAAGTGCCCTGTGCTAGTGATACAT GGTACAGAAGATGATATTGTGAATTGGTTACATGGCAATGGACTGTGGGAAATGGCAAGGGATCCGTATGAGCCTCTATGGATTAAAGGAGGTGGGCACTGCAACTTGGAGCTTTACCCTGATTACATCCGCCATCTTTGCAGATTTGTCCAAGAAATGGAGAACATAACCACTGAAATCCGTCTAAAAAAGATCCGGCAGAACATGCATGTGCACAAGAGATCATGTGCAAGCCATTGCTGCAGAATTAAAGTCTGCCGACCTAAATGCCCTGAATGTTCTATGCCAAAATGTGTAAAATGCTCCTGGCGCCCAAAATGCTCCTCATGCTGCTGGAAGCCGAAATGCTCCTCTTGCTGGAAGCCGAAATGCTCCTCTTGCTGGAAGCCGAAATGCTCCTCATGCTGGAAGCCGAAATGCTCCTCTTGCTGGAAGCCGAAATGCTCCTCTTGCTGGAAGCCAAGCTGCATAAAATGTTGCTGGCGGCCCAAATCCCTGAAATGTGCAGGACCAAGCTGCTGCATTACATGTTTTCAGTGGCGGTGCTGTGTAGGAGGAACACAAAGTGGGTTAGACAGGAGGCAGGATGGCTGA